A stretch of the Epinephelus fuscoguttatus linkage group LG2, E.fuscoguttatus.final_Chr_v1 genome encodes the following:
- the rassf10b gene encoding ras association domain-containing protein 10, whose amino-acid sequence MMEPEESKISVWVCREEKLVFGLSKRTTCADVVQVLLEEQKSQHGLSTGSCPQSYCIVEKWRGFERILPNKTKILRLWLAWGEEQRNVKFVLVRSEASLANHGARSAEARVVPSKHSPCVTKGTAGRSPMSGISPEKQRRIVRKAFRKLEKINKKRAQRDASSAEKMETLVHLVISQDHTIRQQIQRLTELDADIERCEAKVHLDRIQRHGVNYVQDTYLVDAAAAGSREGDTVCSPETLAKFEEYVRQCEEVVRLQEELWEQEALIDIFTVQIQEELNHRWMQRRKEELQSKDAEPGEGAPSLPGTGADTAPENELLLEEERIRTQLDASLYIGLRLNTDLEAIRSDLELTQEICGAREKEMRDLLEKVNTLDIEEGTVSEERCSHGTDDKMGMMSTLERKSEWVEQARGLSKAHSGNDDDSDTGLSSLHSQDSDSHPVWESLV is encoded by the coding sequence ATGATGGAGCCGGAGGAGAGTAAGATATCAGTGTGGGTCTGCCGAGAGGAGAAGCTTGTCTTCGGCTTGTCAAAGCGCACAACCTGTGCTGATGTTGTCCAAGTTCTTCTGGAGGAGCAGAAATCACAGCACGGCCTCTCTACAGGGTCATGCCCACAGTCTTACTGCATCGTGGAGAAGTGGAGAGGATTCGAGAGGATTTTACCAAACAAAACCAAGATTTTACGGCTGTGGCTGGCGtggggagaggagcagagaaatGTGAAGTTTGTGTTGGTGAGAAGTGAGGCGTCTTTGGCGAACCACGGAGCCCGGAGCGCAGAGGCGCGTGTGGTGCCCAGCAAACACAGCCCCTGTGTCACCAAGGGGACCGCCGGGCGGTCTCCCATGAGTGGCATCTCACCTGAGAAACAGCGTCGGATCGTCCGGAAAGCTTTCAGAAAGTTGGAGAAGATCAACAAGAAGAGGGCGCAAAGAGACGCGTCCTCTGCTGAAAAGATGGAAACTTTGGTTCACCTGGTGATTTCTCAGGATCATACAATCCGCCAGCAGATCCAGAGGCTCACAGAGCTGGACGCAGACATCGAGAGGTGCGAGGCTAAAGTGCATTTGGACAGAATTCAAAGACACGGTGTTAATTATGTGCAGGACACGTATTTAGTGGATGCTGCTGCGGCGGGCAGCCGGGAGGGAGACACAGTGTGTTCACCAGAGACTCTTGCCAAGTTTGAAGAGTATGTCCGGCAGTGTGAGGAGGTGGTTAGACTACAAGAGGAGCTGTGGGAGCAGGAAGCCCTTATAGACATTTTCACGGTGCAgatccaggaggagctgaaccACCGCTGGATGCAGCGGAGgaaagaggagctgcagagcaAAGACGCAGAGCCTGGCGAGGGCGCACCGTCCCTCCCCGGCACAGGGGCAGACACAGCACCGGAAAACGAGCTGCTTTTGGAAGAGGAGAGGATCAGGACACAGCTAGATGCGAGTTTGTACATCGGTCTGCGCCTCAACACGGATTTAGAAGCTATTAGGAGCGATTTAGAGCTGACCCAGGAGATTTGCGGGGCGAGGGAGAAGGAGATGAGGGATTTGCTGGAGAAAGTGAACACTTTGGACATAGAGGAAGGGACAGTCAGTGAGGAGAGATGTAGCCACGGGACAGATGATAAGATGGGGATGATGAGcactttggagaggaagagtgagTGGGTGGAGCAGGCCAGGGGTCTGTCCAAAGCTCACAGTGGGAACGACGACGACTCAGACACTGGCTTAAGTTCTCTGCACAGCCAGGACTCAGACAGCCACCCTGTGTGGGAGTCACTGGTTTAG